In the genome of Methylomagnum ishizawai, the window ACACCGGCATGTGGTACTTCACTTGGATTCTGGGCGTCGGTCTCGCCTGCGCCTTCGGCATCATCAACGCCATGTGGCTGGAAGCGGAATGCGATATGGACCATTGCGGCGGCGAGGGCGAGCCGGAATGCGTGCCGCGCCGCCGGACATGACCCACCGACAACGGCTATCCTGAACGATAACCACAGGGTTTTCAGGGATTTTCCGAACAAACAGGATGAAGCGCCCCCACCTACCGTGCGACCCACGGCGGTTGCGGCGCGGCGCGTCGGCCCAGGGATGAATCGGCGACACCTTTCCTTACCGACAACCACGACAGAGGTAGATTATGGCTCGCATCGTAGTACTCGGCGCCGGTATTGGCGGCGTCCCCATGGCCTTGGAAATGAAGGAACTGGTGGGCAAAAACCACCAAGTCACGGTGATTTCCGACAGCCCCACCTTCCATTTCGTACCTTCCAATCCGTGGGTCGGGGTCAAGTGGCGCACCCCGGACCAGATCAAGATTCCGCTGGCCCCGGTCTTCAAGAAACGCGATATCGAATTCATCCAGCAGAAAGCCACCCGCGTCCATCCCAGCGAAAACCGGGTGGAACTGGCCGACGGCGCTGCGGTGAATTACGACTATCTCATCATCGCCACCGGCCCCAAACTGGATTTCGAGGCGGTGCCCGGCTTCGGCCCGGAAGGCTATACCCAATCGGTCTGCCATGTGGACCACGCCGAAGAAGCCGGTCATTTCTGGGACGGCTTCGTCAAAGACCCCGGTCCCATCATCGTCGGTTCCATGCAGGGCGCGTCCTGTTTCGGCCCGGCCTATGAATACCTGTTCATCGCCAATTCCGACCTCAGGAAGCGCCAAATCCGCGACAAGGTGCAAATCACCTTTGTGACCTCCGAGCCCTATATCGGCCATTTAGGGCTAGGCGGCGTCGGCGACACCAAGGGCATGTTGGAAAGCGAGCTGCGCCAGCACCACATCAAATGGATCACCAACGCCAAGGTGGACAAGATCGAACCCGGCAAGATGTTCGTCACCGAAGTCGATGACAACGGCCAGGAGAAAAAGAAACACGAACTGCCGTTCAAGCACACCATGATGATTCCGGCGTTCAAGGGCATCGACGCGGTGTTCGGGGTGGAGGGATTGGTGAATCCGCGCGGTTTCGTGCTGATCGACGAATACCAGCGCAACCCCACTTTCAAGAACATCTATTCGGTGGGCGTATGCGTGGCGATTCCGCCGGTGGAAGCCACCCCGGTCCCGACTGGCGCGCCCAAGACCGGCTATATGATCGAGTCCATGGTGACGGCGACCGCCCATAACATCTATGACGAACTGCAAGGCAAAGCCCCCAGCCACAAAGGCACCTGGAACGCGCTCTGCCTGGCCGACCTCGGCGATAGCGGCGTGGCCTTCCTGGCCAAGCCGCAGATTCCGCCGCGCAACGTGACCTGGGCCGGCAAAGGCAAGTGGGTCCACTGGATGAAGATCGCCTTTGAGTTCTATTTCATGCGCAAGATCAAGAAAGGCATCAGCGAACCATTCTACGAGCGGATCATGCTCAAGTTCATCGGCATCATGCGCCTGAAGTCGCCGCACTGAACCCTACGAACGGATGCGCCCATAGGGTGGGCTGGCGCCCATGCCCGCCCTTGCGGCAATTCCGGTGGGTGCGGAAGACGTGCCCACCCTACCCTGGCTAAACAAGCAAACACCGCTATGGCTGGCAATCACAATAAGCACAGGGATATCGCGATGACCTGGCGGGTATTCCTGTTGATTCCGTGGCTGGTGTCCGCGCTGCCGGCCCTGGCGGGAACGGAAGCCCCGCAGCGGCCTCCCCGGACCGGTCACGCCCGCGCCCTGACGCTGGACGAAGCCATTGATCTCGCCTTCGCCCAAAACCCCGACCTCGCCGCCGCCGCCGCCAGGATCGGCCAAGCCGAGGCGCATGTGCTGGAAGCCGAAGCCGCCTTCTACCCCAAGGTCACGGCGCGGATGGAATATTCATACTCCAATAATCCGGCCCTGGCCTTTTCCAGCATCGTGGCCCAGCGCCGGTTCAATTTCGGCATGAATATCAACCAACCGGGCTGGGTCTCGAACTTCCGCCCGGAAGTGGTCGGTGCCATGAACCTGTACCGCGGCGGCCAGGACACCGCGCTCAAGAAGGCCGCCGAACTGGGCGTGGAAGCCGCCGAACTGGAACGCTCGGCCCTACGCAACCGGCTGGCGGCGGCGGTGACGGCGGCCTATTACGCCGTGCTGTCCGCGCCCAAACAGGCGGAAGTGGCGCATCGCTCGGTCGAGACCGTCGCCAAGGCGCTCGAACACACCCGCGCCCGCGTGGCCGAGGGCATGGCGCTCAAGGCCGATGTGCTATCGCTGGAAGTCAGGGCCACCGAGGCTTACGAATCCGAACTCAAGGCCAAGAACGCCATGGAACTCTCGCGCTCGGCCCTGAAAACCCTGTTGGGCGCGGGCGAGATACCGGAATTCCGCGAAATCGATCCAGGCTTGCCCAAGCCCGAAGCCGATTTCGGCAAACTGCTGGACGAAGCCCTGAACCAACGCCCCGAAATGCAAGCGGCGGCGCGGCAGGTGCAAATGCGCGAACAGGAATTGGAAGCCGCCCAGGGCGCCCACCGGCCCCGCGTCGATGCCTACGCCTCCTACGGCCAAAACAGCCGTTCCCCCGGCGATTTCAGCTTCAACAACGACAACGGCAGCATCGGCCTGAGCGCCGAAGTGGACGTGTTCTCGGGCGGGGCGGTGTCGGCGCGGATACAGGCGGCGGAGCGGCGGATCGTGGAAGCCCAGGCGATACAGGAACGCACCCGCCTGGAAATCGAGGACGAAGTGCGCCAAGCCCACCTGACCCTGAACGAAACCCTGCAACGCCTGAAAGTGGCCGAAGCCGGGACCGATTCCGCCGAGGAAGCCCTGCGCCTGGTGCATGAGCAATACCGGGGCGGCACCGCCACCGTGACCCGTTATCTGGAAGCCGAAACCGACCACGCCAACGCGGCTTTGCGGGCCATCCTGGCCCGCTATGAAACGCGGGTGGCGGAGGCGCAATTGCGGAAGGCGTTGGGACACTGGCGCTAATCGCGGGCGGCGGCGGCACCGGGAAAGGCGATGAAACCCCTATAACAACAACCTAAGGGCATTTTCACGTTATTCGTAGGGTGGGCACGCATTCCGTGTCCACCGGGATAGCCGGGCGCGAATCCACAGCGAAAATGCCCTGGAAAAACCCACGTGAAGCACAATCATGGCTAATTTTTCCGACTATATGATCCAGCACATCCTGTATATCAAAAGCGTGGAGAAGAGCATCAAGCACAACACCGTATTCACCCATAAAAAACCCACGGAATGCGCTTTCGGAAAAATGTTTTACCACGATATAAAACCCAACATAGACAGGTACTCGGAAGCCAAGCGCAGTTTGATAGAGGAAATGGAGAAAATCCATACCAAATTCCACGAATCCGCCCAGCACATCCATCCCGAAGACCCCAATATGGAACAATCCCAACAGGATGCTTGGTATTACTCGTCCCGCCTCATCAATATGCTGGACAAACTGGAAAAAATGAAGGATTGAAACCATAGCCACAGGATTGGAGCGGACCACGCCGCCCGCCGCGCAAAGCCAATACGCGCCTTTTCATGCCACCTAGGAGCAAGCCCCATGCATACCCAGCCGCTTTCGGACATCCTGTCCCAGCTCAATACCGCCTCGTCCGATATCGCCGCCTCGGCGATAGTCTCGGAGGATGGCTTGGCGATCACCCTGGCCGGCACCCCACCCCTGGATTTCGACCAGGACGAAATCAGTGCCTTCAGCGCGGCTTTGTTCCACCTGGGGCACCGGGCGATGGAGCGCTTCGTCGGGGGTGACTTCGAGCGGATCATGGTGAAAAGCCGGTCGGGCTACCTCTTGGCCGTTCCTGCCGCCCAGGATTTGATCCTCACCGCGCTGGCCAAGCCCGAGGCCGCGCTGGAACCGGTGTTCGCCGAGATGGGCCGGGCGGTCCACCGGATACACGCGGCCGACACCGCCTGAACCCGGACCGCGCCCCAAGCGCCGCCTAGCACATTCGGGAGTTGGGTATAGGCGGGTGGGCATATACCCATGCCCACTGCTTCCGGGCCATCCCGGCGGGCACGGGATACGCGCCCCTCCTACGGCAAGGTGAAAATGCCCTGGCGCGACATGGAAAGCCGCACAAAACGAGAATGACCGGATGAAAGGCAAATTCCAACTGATCGAGCGCACCGGGGATATCCTGGTCGATTTATTCCATTACACGGCGCTATTCGGCATCGGTGCGACCGTCGTTTGGTCCGGCGTGCATGATTACCTCAAGATGATGGCTGCCGGGCACGCCACCTTGGAAGATATCCTCCTGCTGTTCATCTATCTGGAATTGGGCGCGATGATCGGCATTTATTTCAAAACCCGCCGCCTGCCCGTGCAATTCCTGATCTATATCGCCATCACCGCGCTGTCGCGACACTTGGTGATAGACGTGCGCATGGTTTCCAACGAATTCCACCTTTACCTATTGCTCGGCATCACCGGGGCCATCGCCATGCTCAGCGTGGCGGTATTCGTGCTGTCGTATACCGGCAAGAAATACGGCTGCCCGGAAGACGAACCCGTACCGCACCCGAACCCCAGGCTCCCGGATTGCCAACACTGACCGCCCGACGACCATAGATAACATCGACTAGGCATCGCCATGACCCACGCCACTTCCGAATCCCCTGGATTGAAACCCTTGTACGCCGGGCTCTCCGTGGCCGGTCTCGTCTTCCTGCTGATGTGGATGCAGGGCGGATTCGAGGACAAGGTGCCGCCCGGCCTCGGCCAAGCGGTGGCGGCGGAACCCAAACCCGCCACGCCGGTCCCGGTCGCCCAGGTCACGCGCCGGGTCGAGAACGAGGTGTTCGCCTGGCCCGGCACGGTCAGCGCCAAGACCGTGGCCCAGGTCGCGCCCAAATTACCGGGCCGCATCCTCGACATCACGGTCAGGACCGGCGATAAAGTGAAGCGCGGCCAAGTGCTGGCCCGGCTCGACGATAGTGAAATCCAAGCCCGTTTGGGACAGGCCCGCGCCGCCCTCGCCGCCGCCGAGGCCGAAGC includes:
- a CDS encoding phosphate-starvation-inducible protein PsiE; its protein translation is MKGKFQLIERTGDILVDLFHYTALFGIGATVVWSGVHDYLKMMAAGHATLEDILLLFIYLELGAMIGIYFKTRRLPVQFLIYIAITALSRHLVIDVRMVSNEFHLYLLLGITGAIAMLSVAVFVLSYTGKKYGCPEDEPVPHPNPRLPDCQH
- a CDS encoding NAD(P)/FAD-dependent oxidoreductase; this encodes MARIVVLGAGIGGVPMALEMKELVGKNHQVTVISDSPTFHFVPSNPWVGVKWRTPDQIKIPLAPVFKKRDIEFIQQKATRVHPSENRVELADGAAVNYDYLIIATGPKLDFEAVPGFGPEGYTQSVCHVDHAEEAGHFWDGFVKDPGPIIVGSMQGASCFGPAYEYLFIANSDLRKRQIRDKVQITFVTSEPYIGHLGLGGVGDTKGMLESELRQHHIKWITNAKVDKIEPGKMFVTEVDDNGQEKKKHELPFKHTMMIPAFKGIDAVFGVEGLVNPRGFVLIDEYQRNPTFKNIYSVGVCVAIPPVEATPVPTGAPKTGYMIESMVTATAHNIYDELQGKAPSHKGTWNALCLADLGDSGVAFLAKPQIPPRNVTWAGKGKWVHWMKIAFEFYFMRKIKKGISEPFYERIMLKFIGIMRLKSPH
- the cydX gene encoding cytochrome bd-I oxidase subunit CydX, yielding MWYFTWILGVGLACAFGIINAMWLEAECDMDHCGGEGEPECVPRRRT
- a CDS encoding CZB domain-containing protein, which codes for MANFSDYMIQHILYIKSVEKSIKHNTVFTHKKPTECAFGKMFYHDIKPNIDRYSEAKRSLIEEMEKIHTKFHESAQHIHPEDPNMEQSQQDAWYYSSRLINMLDKLEKMKD
- a CDS encoding TolC family protein, yielding MAGNHNKHRDIAMTWRVFLLIPWLVSALPALAGTEAPQRPPRTGHARALTLDEAIDLAFAQNPDLAAAAARIGQAEAHVLEAEAAFYPKVTARMEYSYSNNPALAFSSIVAQRRFNFGMNINQPGWVSNFRPEVVGAMNLYRGGQDTALKKAAELGVEAAELERSALRNRLAAAVTAAYYAVLSAPKQAEVAHRSVETVAKALEHTRARVAEGMALKADVLSLEVRATEAYESELKAKNAMELSRSALKTLLGAGEIPEFREIDPGLPKPEADFGKLLDEALNQRPEMQAAARQVQMREQELEAAQGAHRPRVDAYASYGQNSRSPGDFSFNNDNGSIGLSAEVDVFSGGAVSARIQAAERRIVEAQAIQERTRLEIEDEVRQAHLTLNETLQRLKVAEAGTDSAEEALRLVHEQYRGGTATVTRYLEAETDHANAALRAILARYETRVAEAQLRKALGHWR
- a CDS encoding roadblock/LC7 domain-containing protein; translated protein: MHTQPLSDILSQLNTASSDIAASAIVSEDGLAITLAGTPPLDFDQDEISAFSAALFHLGHRAMERFVGGDFERIMVKSRSGYLLAVPAAQDLILTALAKPEAALEPVFAEMGRAVHRIHAADTA